A genome region from Methanobacterium subterraneum includes the following:
- a CDS encoding 30S ribosomal protein S17 yields the protein MVGIEVTEPKEKCDDPNCPFHGTLPVRGQILEGIVTSDKAERTITVERSFYKFIRKYERYEKRKSKINAHKPDCIQVNIGDAVKIAECRPLSKTKHFVVVEVKGDKK from the coding sequence ATGGTTGGTATTGAAGTTACCGAACCCAAAGAAAAATGCGATGATCCTAACTGTCCCTTCCACGGGACCCTGCCAGTGCGGGGTCAGATCCTGGAAGGAATAGTCACTAGTGACAAAGCAGAAAGGACAATTACCGTTGAAAGGAGTTTTTACAAGTTCATACGAAAATATGAGCGATACGAAAAGCGAAAATCAAAAATAAACGCCCATAAACCAGACTGTATCCAAGTAAATATTGGCGATGCAGTGAAAATTGCGGAGTGCAGACCCCTTTCCAAGACCAAGCACTTCGTGGTGGTGGAGGTTAAAGGGGATAAAAAATGA
- a CDS encoding 50S ribosomal protein L22 — protein sequence MAKMKYAYEGSGKVAKAAGRSLKISPKHSVEICRELRGMYLDDAKEYLEDVIQMKRAVPFKRHNKKVGHKRGLKGWPTGRYPKKAAGHILDVLENAEANAEYQGMDTENLKIVHISSHRGFIIRGYIPRAFGRATPFNTPTTHIQVVLGEAQSA from the coding sequence ATGGCAAAAATGAAATACGCTTACGAAGGATCGGGAAAAGTAGCCAAGGCAGCTGGAAGATCCCTCAAGATCTCCCCCAAACATTCGGTGGAGATCTGCAGAGAACTCCGGGGCATGTACCTTGACGATGCCAAGGAATACCTGGAAGATGTCATCCAGATGAAAAGAGCTGTACCATTCAAACGACACAACAAAAAAGTAGGCCACAAAAGAGGACTGAAAGGATGGCCTACCGGCCGATACCCTAAAAAAGCCGCCGGTCACATTCTAGATGTTCTGGAAAATGCAGAGGCCAATGCCGAATACCAAGGTATGGACACCGAAAATCTTAAAATAGTCCATATATCCAGTCACAGGGGCTTCATTATCAGAGGATACATCCCAAGAGCATTCGGAAGGGCAACACCATTCAACACCCCAACCACACACATTCAGGTAGTTCTAGGGGAGGCACAGAGCGCATGA
- a CDS encoding putative RNA uridine N3 methyltransferase — protein sequence MLSKNISIFIPSSFLRETKDLKLKTYKVGLIGRSAALFRATKIVIYSDTEDPEDSKGVKFISDILTYMNTPQYLRKKVFPITRELRNVGILPPLRTPHHPTGELQQGDFRQGLTLKRTRKGTIVDIGADRDALCKEKLSVNRVLSFKVDKLGKEIIISPDEPEFYWGYDVLSTYKNLDDSIDMLKPQPDLVVGTSRYAEPITSVLNEVREGLRGSKHVAILFGGPYSGLHELMGNPGDVLDLEVNTIPNQGTKTVRTEEAVLATLSVFNMLMD from the coding sequence ATGTTAAGTAAGAATATTTCAATTTTCATCCCCTCTTCATTTCTCAGGGAAACAAAAGATTTAAAACTAAAGACATACAAAGTAGGGTTGATTGGCAGATCAGCCGCCCTATTCCGGGCTACAAAAATCGTTATTTACAGCGATACTGAAGACCCAGAAGACAGTAAAGGGGTAAAGTTTATTAGTGATATCCTCACTTATATGAATACCCCACAGTACCTTAGAAAAAAGGTATTTCCTATAACCCGGGAGTTGCGGAACGTAGGCATACTACCACCGCTTCGAACTCCTCATCACCCCACTGGAGAACTCCAGCAAGGTGATTTTAGACAGGGACTTACATTGAAAAGGACCAGAAAAGGCACCATAGTTGATATTGGTGCTGACCGGGATGCACTGTGCAAGGAAAAACTCAGTGTAAATCGGGTCTTAAGCTTTAAGGTGGATAAGTTAGGAAAGGAAATAATAATCAGTCCTGATGAACCAGAGTTCTATTGGGGCTATGATGTACTTTCTACTTATAAAAATTTAGATGACAGCATAGATATGTTGAAACCACAACCTGATCTGGTGGTGGGAACATCACGCTATGCTGAACCCATCACTTCTGTTTTAAACGAAGTAAGAGAGGGGTTAAGGGGCTCCAAACACGTAGCTATTTTGTTTGGTGGTCCGTATTCGGGCTTACACGAATTAATGGGCAACCCAGGGGATGTATTGGACCTGGAGGTTAACACCATCCCTAACCAGGGAACTAAGACTGTAAGAACTGAAGAGGCAGTTTTAGCTACTTTATCAGTATTTAACATGCTAATGGATTAG
- a CDS encoding 50S ribosomal protein L23, with translation MDPYNIIIKPQLTEKSMNAIDYKNELTFVVRRTAKKSEIKRAFQQLFDVKVERVNTQVNSRGEKIAYLKLAEDESAEDIAVKMGVF, from the coding sequence ATGGATCCTTACAACATAATAATTAAACCACAGCTAACTGAGAAAAGCATGAACGCCATTGATTACAAAAACGAGTTAACCTTTGTGGTCCGAAGAACCGCAAAGAAGTCTGAGATAAAACGGGCTTTCCAACAACTCTTTGATGTTAAAGTGGAACGTGTTAACACTCAGGTAAACTCCCGTGGTGAAAAAATAGCCTATCTCAAACTGGCAGAAGATGAAAGTGCAGAAGACATTGCCGTTAAAATGGGTGTATTCTAG
- the rplX gene encoding 50S ribosomal protein L24 codes for MSKQPRKQRKFRYQAPLHIRHKLMSVNLSPELREEYGRRSLPVRKGDTVKVLRGDFKGDEGKVEGVDLKHYRLLVEGLSVQKPDGNQVYHPIHPSNLQIIEMDLDDDERNEILERKG; via the coding sequence ATGTCCAAACAACCAAGAAAACAGAGAAAATTCCGTTACCAGGCACCATTACACATCCGTCACAAACTGATGAGTGTCAATCTCAGCCCAGAACTACGGGAAGAGTACGGACGACGTTCATTACCAGTACGGAAAGGAGACACTGTAAAAGTTCTCCGAGGTGACTTCAAAGGTGACGAAGGTAAAGTGGAAGGTGTTGACCTTAAACACTACCGACTCCTAGTGGAAGGCCTCAGTGTGCAGAAACCCGACGGAAATCAAGTTTACCATCCAATACATCCATCCAACCTTCAAATTATAGAAATGGATCTGGATGATGATGAAAGAAATGAAATATTAGAGAGGAAGGGATAA
- the rpsS gene encoding 30S ribosomal protein S19, translating to MARKEFKYRGYTLEELQQMPLDNVIQLFPSRQRRSLKKGFLPRQKKVIEKIRKLKKEGDKGGRPTIIRTHCRDMIVLPEMVGMTFGIYNGKEFVNVQIQPEMIGCYFGEFAVTRQRVQHGDPGMGATRSSMFVPLK from the coding sequence TTGGCGAGGAAAGAATTTAAGTATCGCGGTTACACCCTGGAAGAGCTGCAACAGATGCCACTGGATAATGTCATCCAGTTATTCCCATCAAGACAGCGCAGATCCCTCAAAAAGGGATTCCTGCCCAGGCAAAAAAAAGTAATAGAGAAGATACGAAAACTGAAAAAAGAAGGAGACAAGGGTGGACGACCAACAATAATCAGAACCCACTGTAGGGACATGATTGTACTACCAGAAATGGTGGGTATGACCTTCGGTATCTACAATGGTAAAGAATTTGTGAACGTCCAGATACAGCCTGAAATGATCGGATGTTACTTCGGTGAATTCGCCGTAACCCGACAAAGAGTACAGCACGGAGACCCTGGTATGGGTGCTACCCGTTCATCCATGTTCGTGCCCCTGAAATAA
- a CDS encoding acetyl-CoA carboxylase biotin carboxylase subunit, whose translation MFDKVLVANRGEIAIRVMRACRELDVKSVAVYSDADKNSLFAKYADESYHIGGPSPGDSYLNIPRILEVAEKSGADAVHPGYGFLAENPHLGDECSKQGMKLIGPSGSVIEAMGSKIESRKLMEKAGVPVIPGNSKGVTDPDEALKIAEAIGYPVIVKASAGGGGIGMRTVYEEDELLRALESTQSVAESAFGDSTVFIEKYVEEPRHIEFQILADEHGNTIHVADRECSIQRRHQKLIEEAPSPIMTDELRDQMGSTAVKAASAIDYTNAGTVEFLYSHGEFYFLEMNTRIQVEHPITEVVTGVDLVKEQLKIASGRELCCSQEDIQVRGHAIECRINAEDPLADFAPNPGKITGYRSPGGPGVRVDSGVYMNYTIPPYYDSMISKLIVWGSTRNEAITRMRRALSEYIILGVKTTIPFHKSMMLSPNFWEAKLHTHFVDEYRKEIMDNMAKIIQKDKEMETRLKSTFLPSKRVAAISAAVNSHLTSTMTNNKK comes from the coding sequence ATGTTTGACAAGGTTCTGGTTGCTAACCGTGGAGAAATCGCCATCAGAGTGATGCGCGCCTGCAGAGAGCTGGACGTGAAGAGTGTGGCGGTGTATTCAGACGCGGATAAAAATTCACTCTTCGCCAAGTACGCCGATGAATCCTACCACATAGGAGGACCATCACCTGGAGATAGCTACCTGAATATACCCCGAATTCTGGAAGTTGCCGAAAAATCAGGGGCAGATGCAGTGCACCCTGGATATGGTTTCCTGGCTGAAAACCCCCACCTTGGAGATGAATGTTCCAAACAGGGGATGAAACTAATAGGACCATCAGGTTCAGTTATTGAAGCCATGGGAAGTAAGATTGAATCCCGTAAACTCATGGAAAAGGCAGGGGTGCCAGTGATACCAGGTAACAGTAAGGGAGTCACCGACCCGGATGAAGCCCTAAAAATAGCGGAGGCCATTGGTTACCCGGTGATAGTGAAGGCATCTGCAGGTGGTGGTGGAATAGGCATGCGAACAGTTTACGAGGAAGATGAACTTCTACGCGCCCTGGAATCCACCCAATCCGTTGCCGAATCTGCATTCGGAGATTCCACTGTTTTCATAGAAAAATATGTGGAGGAACCCCGCCATATTGAATTCCAGATCCTGGCGGATGAACACGGTAACACCATCCACGTGGCTGACCGTGAGTGCAGTATCCAGCGCCGACACCAAAAACTAATTGAAGAAGCGCCGTCCCCCATCATGACTGATGAACTCCGGGACCAGATGGGATCAACAGCTGTGAAAGCTGCATCAGCAATTGACTACACCAATGCCGGGACTGTGGAATTCTTATACTCCCATGGAGAGTTTTATTTCCTGGAAATGAACACCCGTATCCAGGTGGAGCATCCCATAACCGAAGTGGTTACCGGGGTGGACCTGGTTAAAGAACAACTGAAAATAGCCTCCGGTCGAGAATTATGCTGCTCCCAGGAGGATATCCAGGTGAGGGGCCATGCCATTGAATGCCGGATCAATGCTGAGGATCCACTGGCAGATTTCGCCCCCAATCCCGGTAAGATAACGGGTTATCGTTCCCCGGGAGGTCCGGGAGTGCGAGTGGACAGTGGGGTTTACATGAACTACACCATACCCCCCTACTATGATTCCATGATCTCCAAACTCATTGTATGGGGAAGTACCCGTAACGAAGCCATAACACGGATGAGACGGGCCCTCTCAGAATACATTATACTGGGAGTGAAAACCACCATCCCCTTCCATAAGTCCATGATGTTAAGTCCCAATTTCTGGGAAGCAAAACTACACACCCACTTTGTTGATGAATACCGGAAGGAAATAATGGATAACATGGCAAAGATCATCCAGAAAGATAAGGAAATGGAAACCCGGCTAAAATCAACCTTCCTACCATCTAAAAGGGTGGCTGCAATTTCAGCAGCAGTTAACAGTCACCTGACCAGTACCATGACCAACAACAAAAAATAA
- the rpl3p gene encoding 50S ribosomal protein L3: MARHHQPRKGSVAFSPRKRAARESPRISSWPEREEPGLLGFPGYKVGMTHVTQTDNTKNSPTEGMEISTAVTVVETPPIVVMGIRAYTQTSRGLKAMTDVLAQDMDEDLKRKISIPVEYDSEAQLASLKENLDKVVEIRALIHTKPRMASVPKKKPELMECGIGGKTAEDKLEYAVSVLGKEINPADVFADGEHTDAVAVTKGKGFQGVIKRWGVRIQYGKAARSSKGRHVGSIGPWTPARTMWTVPMAGQMGYHQRTEYNKKILKIGEADQADEVNPEGGFVKYGLVKNNYLLLKGSLPGPSKRLVMLRKAIRPHGKHDDAPQISYISTASKQGV; this comes from the coding sequence ATGGCTAGACATCACCAACCTAGAAAAGGATCAGTTGCATTTAGTCCTAGAAAAAGAGCAGCCAGGGAATCACCCCGTATAAGCTCCTGGCCCGAAAGGGAAGAGCCGGGACTTTTAGGGTTCCCTGGTTACAAGGTGGGTATGACCCACGTGACCCAGACGGATAACACTAAAAACTCACCCACTGAAGGAATGGAAATATCCACCGCAGTAACTGTAGTGGAAACCCCACCAATAGTGGTAATGGGTATCCGGGCTTACACCCAGACCAGCCGCGGACTCAAGGCCATGACCGATGTCCTGGCGCAAGATATGGATGAAGACCTGAAAAGGAAAATCTCCATACCTGTGGAATATGACTCTGAAGCGCAACTGGCAAGTTTAAAAGAAAACCTGGATAAAGTAGTGGAAATTCGAGCACTAATACACACCAAACCACGAATGGCCAGTGTTCCCAAGAAAAAACCAGAACTAATGGAATGTGGAATAGGTGGAAAGACTGCAGAAGACAAATTGGAATACGCTGTCAGTGTACTGGGAAAAGAAATCAACCCTGCAGATGTTTTTGCCGATGGTGAACACACCGATGCAGTAGCAGTCACCAAAGGTAAAGGATTCCAGGGAGTAATCAAAAGATGGGGTGTCCGTATACAGTACGGAAAAGCAGCCCGAAGTAGTAAAGGAAGACACGTTGGTTCAATCGGACCATGGACCCCAGCCAGAACCATGTGGACTGTACCTATGGCTGGTCAGATGGGATACCACCAGCGTACAGAGTACAATAAGAAAATCCTGAAAATAGGAGAAGCCGACCAGGCCGATGAAGTTAACCCTGAAGGTGGATTTGTGAAGTACGGGTTGGTTAAGAACAATTACTTACTCCTTAAAGGATCATTACCCGGACCATCCAAAAGACTGGTCATGCTCAGAAAAGCAATCCGACCACACGGAAAACACGATGATGCTCCGCAAATATCATACATTAGCACAGCCTCCAAGCAGGGAGTCTAG
- a CDS encoding METTL5 family protein: protein MITKKRQLEMALQHIPPHPHPDPNLEQYHTPSIIAADVIWNANAYGDIQDLKVVDLGCGTGILALGAALMGAVEVIGVDVDGDALQVANSEAHQLEVQDKCTFLKQDVREFQGEADTVIQNPPFGAQKAHQKDADRRFIEKALEVAPVVYSFHLAKTMDFLELMLKALNASITHTFHYQFPLPRIYHFHQDEKREVEVVVLRMEKME from the coding sequence ATGATAACCAAGAAAAGACAGCTGGAAATGGCCCTGCAACACATCCCTCCCCACCCCCACCCTGACCCCAACTTGGAACAGTACCACACACCTTCCATTATAGCCGCTGATGTCATCTGGAATGCCAATGCCTACGGCGATATCCAGGACCTTAAAGTGGTAGATCTTGGTTGTGGAACTGGAATCCTGGCACTGGGCGCTGCTTTAATGGGTGCAGTGGAAGTTATTGGGGTGGATGTGGATGGCGATGCACTGCAAGTGGCAAATTCTGAGGCCCACCAACTTGAAGTTCAGGACAAGTGCACCTTCCTAAAACAGGATGTCCGTGAATTTCAGGGAGAGGCGGACACTGTGATCCAGAACCCACCATTCGGGGCGCAGAAAGCTCATCAGAAGGATGCTGATCGTCGTTTTATTGAAAAAGCACTGGAAGTAGCTCCGGTTGTTTACTCCTTCCATCTGGCCAAGACTATGGATTTTTTGGAATTAATGTTGAAGGCGTTAAATGCCAGCATCACCCATACATTCCACTACCAGTTTCCCCTACCCCGCATCTATCACTTTCACCAGGATGAGAAAAGGGAAGTGGAAGTAGTTGTTCTACGGATGGAGAAAATGGAATAG
- the rnp1 gene encoding ribonuclease P protein component 1 has product MITITPQNLIRHELVGLEVEITHSMHGDLKGIKGRVVNETKNTLTIEDGEGKEKIIPKGSATFKFTLPDGVTIEIEGKIIVSRPEDRIKKRFRKYW; this is encoded by the coding sequence ATGATAACCATAACTCCCCAAAACCTAATAAGACATGAACTGGTGGGGCTGGAAGTGGAAATCACCCACAGTATGCACGGAGATTTAAAGGGAATTAAAGGACGAGTGGTGAACGAAACCAAAAACACCCTCACCATTGAAGATGGCGAAGGAAAAGAAAAAATCATACCCAAAGGGAGTGCAACCTTTAAATTCACACTTCCCGATGGTGTTACAATAGAAATCGAAGGGAAGATCATTGTTTCTCGCCCTGAAGATAGAATAAAAAAGAGATTTAGGAAATATTGGTGA
- a CDS encoding 30S ribosomal protein S4e, translated as MAKMGSRKHLKRFKSPEHWPIHPKEFTWTVKPSPGPHSIEGSLPLLVIVRDILQIADNAREARIIINNGEILVDGRIRKDYKFPVGFMDVIQLPKSGKAYRVLPDERGRLMLHPIEEGNTEFKLCRIEDKVTIKGGKTQLNLHDGRNYLTDDEYKTGDVLILNVPDQEIKDTIKFEDGTIGIITGGKHIGEIGTVKEINVTRSSMPNTVLIETDGTTFQTLQEYIFVLGKDKPVISLPGGE; from the coding sequence ATGGCCAAAATGGGATCAAGAAAACATTTAAAAAGGTTTAAATCACCTGAACACTGGCCCATCCACCCTAAAGAGTTTACGTGGACGGTGAAACCCAGTCCAGGACCACACTCCATAGAAGGATCATTACCACTCCTAGTCATAGTTCGTGACATACTCCAAATAGCAGATAATGCCCGTGAAGCCAGAATCATCATCAACAATGGTGAAATCCTGGTGGACGGACGCATCCGTAAGGACTACAAATTCCCAGTTGGATTCATGGATGTAATCCAGTTACCAAAAAGTGGAAAAGCCTACCGGGTGCTTCCTGACGAACGGGGAAGACTGATGCTCCACCCTATTGAAGAGGGAAATACCGAGTTCAAATTATGCCGTATAGAGGATAAAGTCACCATCAAAGGAGGTAAAACACAGTTAAACCTCCACGACGGTAGGAACTACCTGACTGATGACGAGTACAAGACTGGTGACGTACTAATTCTTAATGTGCCTGATCAAGAAATTAAAGACACCATCAAATTTGAAGATGGAACTATTGGTATCATCACTGGTGGTAAGCACATTGGTGAGATTGGAACAGTTAAAGAGATTAACGTCACTCGCAGTTCCATGCCCAACACCGTACTCATTGAAACTGATGGAACAACATTCCAGACACTTCAGGAATATATTTTTGTCCTGGGAAAAGATAAACCAGTGATTTCACTACCTGGAGGAGAATAG
- a CDS encoding 50S ribosomal protein L14 encodes MKAITSNVSKSLPIGARLQCVDNTGAREVEIISVKGYKGVRRRLATAGVGDMVVISVKKGSVDMRREVTTAVVVRQKKEFRRADGLRVKFEDNAAVIVSPEGVLKGSEIRGPVAKEAADRWPSVGSAASIIV; translated from the coding sequence ATGAAAGCCATCACATCAAACGTCAGTAAATCACTACCCATAGGCGCCCGCCTGCAATGCGTAGATAACACTGGAGCCCGTGAAGTGGAAATAATATCAGTCAAAGGATACAAAGGTGTTCGAAGAAGACTGGCTACCGCTGGTGTGGGTGACATGGTTGTTATTTCCGTTAAAAAAGGATCAGTGGACATGCGCCGGGAAGTTACCACTGCAGTGGTCGTAAGACAGAAAAAAGAATTCCGCAGGGCCGATGGACTTAGAGTAAAATTCGAAGACAATGCAGCAGTTATTGTCAGCCCCGAAGGAGTCCTGAAAGGTTCTGAAATCAGAGGACCAGTAGCCAAGGAAGCTGCGGACCGATGGCCATCAGTGGGAAGTGCTGCCAGCATTATCGTGTAG
- the yciH gene encoding stress response translation initiation inhibitor YciH — protein sequence MKVCDVCGLPEELCVCEEIAREIQSVKVFTVRRRFGKLMTIVEGIDEHDIDIKELTKELKNKCACGGTAKKGQIELQGDHKRRVKEVLAGMGFSSDDIQVR from the coding sequence ATGAAAGTCTGCGATGTTTGTGGTCTACCAGAGGAACTCTGCGTCTGTGAGGAAATAGCTCGAGAGATACAGAGTGTTAAAGTATTCACGGTGAGAAGAAGATTCGGGAAACTGATGACTATCGTGGAGGGAATTGATGAACACGATATTGACATTAAAGAACTCACCAAGGAACTGAAAAACAAATGTGCCTGCGGGGGAACGGCCAAAAAAGGCCAAATCGAACTGCAAGGAGACCATAAAAGGAGAGTCAAAGAAGTTCTAGCCGGAATGGGCTTTTCTTCAGATGACATCCAGGTTCGTTAG
- the rpl4p gene encoding 50S ribosomal protein L4 yields the protein MKKINVYSLKGKVTGEMELPEIFSEEFRPDLIKRAVLSAQSARIQPWGTDPMAGKRTTAESFGAGRGAAMVPRVKGSRHPAGSKGAFVPQTTGGRKAHPPRTARIIHEKINKKERRLAIRSAIAATTNLELVEARGHRTENVPQIPFVVDDELCAVKKTSETREIFKNLGIMDDVVRAKNGRKIRAGRGKIRGRKYKTPKGPLLVVGEDKGISLGARNHPGVDVVVVDNINAELLAPGTHPGRLTVYTKSAIEKLGDLF from the coding sequence ATGAAAAAGATCAATGTTTACTCATTAAAAGGTAAAGTTACTGGCGAGATGGAGCTTCCGGAGATATTCTCCGAAGAATTCAGACCGGACCTAATAAAAAGGGCGGTTCTATCTGCTCAAAGTGCCCGTATACAGCCATGGGGAACAGACCCTATGGCCGGTAAACGAACTACCGCCGAATCATTCGGTGCAGGTCGTGGAGCGGCCATGGTTCCCCGTGTAAAGGGTTCAAGACACCCTGCAGGATCCAAAGGAGCTTTCGTACCCCAGACAACTGGTGGAAGAAAAGCCCACCCGCCACGTACCGCTAGGATCATCCACGAGAAGATCAACAAAAAAGAAAGAAGACTGGCTATACGCTCAGCAATAGCAGCCACCACCAACCTCGAACTGGTGGAAGCACGCGGTCACCGAACCGAAAACGTGCCTCAGATACCATTCGTGGTGGACGATGAACTGTGCGCAGTCAAGAAAACCAGTGAAACCAGGGAAATTTTCAAAAACCTGGGAATAATGGATGATGTGGTTCGGGCCAAAAACGGCCGAAAAATCAGGGCTGGTAGAGGTAAAATCAGGGGAAGAAAATACAAAACACCCAAAGGACCTTTACTTGTCGTGGGAGAAGATAAAGGAATCAGCCTAGGAGCTAGAAACCATCCCGGAGTAGATGTGGTGGTTGTAGATAACATCAACGCTGAACTCCTGGCACCAGGAACCCACCCCGGTCGACTTACTGTTTACACCAAATCAGCAATCGAAAAACTGGGAGATTTATTCTAA
- the rpmC gene encoding 50S ribosomal protein L29, protein MVILRSKEIREMGTEEIQKKLEELQAEHANNISKSAAAGIYENPGKIRELKKTIARVKTILNEKNKEN, encoded by the coding sequence ATGGTTATATTAAGGAGCAAAGAGATTCGTGAAATGGGAACGGAGGAAATCCAGAAAAAACTGGAAGAACTTCAGGCAGAACATGCCAACAACATTTCCAAGAGTGCTGCCGCGGGGATTTACGAAAACCCGGGGAAGATCAGGGAACTTAAAAAAACCATTGCACGGGTCAAAACCATACTTAACGAAAAAAATAAGGAGAACTAA
- a CDS encoding 50S ribosomal protein L2, with amino-acid sequence MGKRLIIQRRGRGTPTYRSASHRFKGKIQYRSFDDIEKNGSLQGKVVDIIHDPGRTAPVAKVKFENGEQKLILAPESIAINDEIACGISAPIKPGNSLPLGEIPEGTPVYNLERNPGDGGKFVRSSGTYASLITHDVGKAIVELPSGELKAFNPQCRATIGVVAGGGRKEKPFLKAGNRHHAAKAKGKKSMGVRGVAMNAVDHPHGGGNRQHPGRPTTVSRHAPPGRKVGSIAAKRTGRRR; translated from the coding sequence ATGGGAAAACGATTAATAATTCAGAGGAGGGGAAGAGGAACCCCCACCTACAGAAGTGCATCACACCGTTTCAAAGGAAAAATACAGTACCGTTCATTTGATGATATTGAAAAAAATGGCAGTCTCCAGGGAAAAGTAGTGGACATCATCCACGACCCCGGTAGAACTGCCCCTGTGGCCAAAGTTAAGTTCGAAAATGGAGAACAAAAACTGATACTGGCCCCAGAAAGTATAGCTATCAACGATGAAATAGCATGCGGAATATCCGCACCAATAAAACCAGGAAACTCACTACCTCTGGGAGAAATCCCAGAAGGAACACCTGTGTACAACCTGGAGAGAAACCCTGGAGACGGAGGAAAATTCGTCCGATCTTCAGGAACTTACGCTTCTCTTATCACCCATGACGTGGGTAAAGCCATTGTGGAACTTCCCTCCGGGGAATTAAAGGCTTTCAACCCCCAGTGCAGAGCCACTATCGGTGTGGTCGCAGGGGGAGGTAGGAAAGAAAAACCATTCCTCAAAGCAGGAAACCGACATCACGCTGCAAAAGCCAAGGGTAAAAAGAGCATGGGAGTGCGTGGAGTTGCAATGAACGCAGTAGACCACCCACACGGTGGTGGAAACCGTCAGCATCCAGGACGACCTACCACAGTCTCCAGACACGCCCCACCAGGAAGAAAAGTGGGTTCCATTGCAGCTAAAAGAACCGGAAGAAGGAGATAA